Below is a genomic region from Demequina sp. NBRC 110054.
GCTCGAGGTGGCCGATCATGGTGGGATCGGCACCCGCGAGCTGCGCTCCCGCGAGCAGCGGGACGACGAACGTGTAGGTCGCGGTCTTGAGCTCCGCCACCACGAGCGCGTCGGCGTCGGCCGGCTCGGTGAGGTCACCATACGAGTCGAGGAGCTCGCCGGCGATCGTGGTCCTGATGGCGCGCGTGAGCAGGTCGAGGCACGCGAGCCGGTGATGGGCCGGCAGGGGGGCCGTGGAGATGAGGTCGTAGGACGAGGCGATGGCCAGGTCGCCGCCGAGCAGCGCGGCGGACAGGACGTGGTTGTCGACCTGCGCGGGGGACAGCGCGGAGGAGGCGAGGGCCGCGCGTCGCGATCCAGCGACGTTCGGGCGCCCGCGCCGGACCTCGTCGTGATCGAGGATGTCGTCGTGGACGAGCATCGCGGTGTGGAGCATCTCCATCGCCGCCGCGACCGGCACCACGGCGTCGGGCTCGTCTCCCCCGAGGCCCGCGTACGCGGCGATCGTCAGGGACGGACGGAGGCTCTTGCCGCCGTGGAACTGCTCGCCGAGCACATGCCACAGCTCGGCGTAGTCGGCGCCCGCCATGGGCAGCCTCTCCGCCTCCGCGGAGACATGCGTGCCGAGCGACTCGCGCACCGCTTCCAGGCGTGAGCGCACTACTTCATGCAACGTGTCCACGGTGAGCACTCTCTCCATCACGTCACTATAGACAGCGGTCCCCGGCGGAGAATTCCCGCCGAGGCCCGCGTCGATGAGTCATGGGGCCGTCAAGGGC
It encodes:
- a CDS encoding polyprenyl synthetase family protein, with translation MERVLTVDTLHEVVRSRLEAVRESLGTHVSAEAERLPMAGADYAELWHVLGEQFHGGKSLRPSLTIAAYAGLGGDEPDAVVPVAAAMEMLHTAMLVHDDILDHDEVRRGRPNVAGSRRAALASSALSPAQVDNHVLSAALLGGDLAIASSYDLISTAPLPAHHRLACLDLLTRAIRTTIAGELLDSYGDLTEPADADALVVAELKTATYTFVVPLLAGAQLAGADPTMIGHLERIGTALGVSFQLVDDDLGVFGDPEVTGKSNLSDLRSGKRTELMRLAFHRATEEQREELRAALGRDDLCEEDAARVREILVDSGARGQALGIARRQARLARRLAFERIPAPLSGYLLELIDMLEDRVS